One Nostoc punctiforme PCC 73102 DNA window includes the following coding sequences:
- a CDS encoding VOC family protein: MGEAIMGLLRFSHMAINCKDPIATEKFYAKYFGFVRSRVVPVGDQQIIFIKLGEMYLEIFQAQGESPVSPSDRDGPQYPTWRHFAFQVDDIATKLAEMGNDAKITLGPLNFDDYIPGWRSVWIADPDDRIVEISQGFVDQDNPPPLETDLTGQKTQPIHVA, from the coding sequence ATGGGGGAAGCAATAATGGGTTTGCTCAGATTTTCTCACATGGCAATCAACTGTAAAGACCCGATCGCCACAGAAAAGTTTTATGCTAAATATTTCGGCTTTGTGCGATCGCGTGTCGTACCAGTTGGCGACCAGCAAATAATTTTTATTAAATTGGGTGAAATGTATCTTGAGATTTTTCAGGCACAAGGAGAATCTCCTGTTTCACCATCTGATAGGGATGGTCCACAATACCCTACATGGCGTCATTTTGCTTTTCAAGTCGATGATATTGCAACTAAGCTGGCAGAGATGGGCAATGATGCAAAAATCACCTTGGGACCCCTTAATTTTGATGACTATATCCCTGGATGGCGTTCGGTTTGGATTGCTGACCCAGACGACAGAATTGTGGAAATTAGCCAAGGCTTTGTTGATCAAGATAATCCACCGCCCTTAGAGACAGATTTAACAGGTCAGAAAACTCAGCCTATACATGTTGCGTAA
- a CDS encoding alpha-amylase family glycosyl hydrolase, translating into MATVTVQFTYFTGFRRAIFNNPRLIGSWDENGRYSQQWRSQQMQPIIAEDGCPGFQTTVELDDSQIGWLFRWGVMLDSPAGNNLWGIPTEINDRNSSDRYRSFTLQSPNNNQPQQERYYLVYSRRLGAQLYHFPGQSQPGLRFAVWAPNARNVEVVFGNRSSGYIADDVFREDPDFGMDPNLGPFPMSRTEEGIWQTDVTVSSELADFSRFDHIPYMFRIVNEGGRVVYRTDLYSRCQIGKGNINPDGKPFSNRYSDTQDRPFSGNYQDLDGTKSCSVVINPDTVTRHFQEPVWPELEFIPEEEFWSNEFSLERPVPQRVEDLVIYELHVGALGYGQNRPGNFEDAIALLPYLVQLGVNAVELLPMSEFRDEVNWGYETSHYFALEYSAGGRDQLKHFIRECHCYGIAVILDVVYNHFNPDGERAEWAYDSDLPEHNIYYWYEGNSGDYFYPDGRRFPEGGYLDNVSTGFAPRFYEEMVRKMFISSAVTLMEEFHVDGFRVDQTTSIHSYNALHLDGRPMGNANIFGAKFLREWTRTMKLIQPNAILIAEDHSDWEPVTESPDVGGLGFDAAWYANFYHHLIGDARQGTEYAKLIPTAGYGTNEPLAMDYFAGALGWSGHHKVVYHESHDEAGNAYFEEGGHRVESRRTIAEAVNSAPLIGETRRYAEARCRFAVGVSILSAGTPMFLMGEEIGAQKPYRYSDFIDNREDLIGDRQTNGQRLFRFYQDLIQLRHNYSGLRSHLIDILYVHNANRVIAFKRWDVSGEFLIVASLNNHPFRSGYTINNSRIGDGQWREIFNSDASLYGGDSIGNYGINISATNGYINPIVPANGFVVFQG; encoded by the coding sequence ATGGCTACAGTTACTGTTCAGTTTACCTATTTCACAGGTTTTAGAAGAGCAATTTTTAACAACCCCCGCTTAATTGGCAGTTGGGATGAAAACGGTCGCTATTCTCAACAATGGCGATCGCAGCAAATGCAGCCAATCATTGCTGAAGATGGCTGTCCTGGCTTTCAAACTACGGTTGAACTGGATGATTCCCAAATTGGTTGGTTATTCCGCTGGGGTGTGATGCTAGATAGTCCAGCCGGAAATAATTTGTGGGGAATTCCGACTGAGATTAACGATCGCAATTCTAGCGATCGCTATCGTAGTTTTACGTTACAATCGCCTAACAACAATCAGCCTCAGCAAGAAAGATATTATCTAGTTTATAGTCGTAGACTAGGCGCGCAACTATATCATTTTCCTGGTCAATCTCAGCCTGGGTTACGGTTTGCTGTCTGGGCACCAAATGCTCGGAATGTAGAAGTTGTGTTTGGCAACCGCAGCAGTGGCTATATTGCCGACGATGTTTTTCGAGAAGATCCTGATTTTGGTATGGATCCCAACCTTGGGCCGTTTCCCATGTCCAGGACAGAGGAGGGTATTTGGCAAACAGATGTCACAGTATCATCAGAACTTGCTGATTTCTCCCGCTTTGACCATATTCCTTATATGTTTAGAATTGTCAATGAAGGGGGAAGGGTAGTTTATCGCACTGATTTATATTCTCGCTGTCAAATTGGTAAAGGTAACATCAATCCTGACGGTAAACCTTTTTCTAATAGATATAGCGATACACAGGACAGACCTTTTTCAGGAAATTATCAAGATTTGGATGGGACTAAAAGCTGTTCTGTAGTCATAAATCCGGATACAGTAACTAGACATTTTCAAGAACCAGTCTGGCCAGAACTAGAATTTATTCCAGAGGAGGAGTTCTGGAGTAATGAATTTTCACTAGAACGTCCTGTTCCTCAGCGTGTCGAGGATCTAGTAATTTATGAACTCCACGTAGGGGCTTTAGGATATGGTCAAAATAGACCAGGAAACTTTGAGGATGCGATCGCTTTACTCCCCTACTTAGTACAATTGGGGGTTAACGCGGTTGAACTCTTACCGATGTCAGAATTTAGAGACGAAGTAAATTGGGGCTATGAAACATCTCACTACTTCGCTCTCGAATACAGTGCTGGCGGCAGAGACCAACTGAAGCATTTTATTAGAGAGTGCCATTGTTATGGAATTGCCGTGATTTTAGATGTGGTGTACAACCACTTCAATCCCGATGGAGAACGGGCGGAATGGGCTTATGACTCGGATCTTCCCGAACACAATATCTATTACTGGTATGAGGGGAACTCAGGCGATTATTTCTACCCAGACGGCAGACGTTTTCCAGAAGGTGGCTATCTTGATAACGTGTCTACAGGTTTTGCACCTCGGTTTTATGAAGAAATGGTACGAAAGATGTTCATTAGCAGTGCAGTCACTTTAATGGAGGAATTTCATGTAGATGGGTTCCGGGTTGACCAAACAACTTCAATACATTCGTACAACGCATTGCACCTTGATGGTAGACCTATGGGTAATGCCAATATTTTTGGTGCTAAATTCCTCAGAGAATGGACAAGGACAATGAAGCTAATCCAACCGAATGCCATTCTCATAGCCGAGGATCATTCTGATTGGGAGCCAGTGACTGAATCACCTGATGTTGGCGGTTTGGGCTTTGATGCAGCTTGGTATGCCAACTTCTATCACCATTTAATTGGTGATGCTAGACAAGGAACGGAATATGCCAAATTAATTCCTACTGCTGGATACGGTACAAATGAACCCCTAGCGATGGATTACTTTGCTGGAGCATTGGGATGGTCTGGTCATCACAAGGTTGTTTATCATGAATCTCATGATGAAGCAGGTAATGCTTATTTTGAAGAAGGAGGCCATAGAGTTGAGTCTAGGCGCACGATTGCAGAGGCTGTCAACTCCGCGCCCTTGATTGGGGAAACCCGAAGGTATGCCGAAGCACGTTGCCGCTTTGCTGTTGGTGTGTCTATTTTGTCGGCTGGTACGCCAATGTTTTTGATGGGTGAGGAAATTGGCGCACAAAAACCTTACAGATACAGCGATTTTATAGATAATCGAGAGGATTTGATAGGCGATCGCCAAACTAATGGTCAGAGATTGTTCCGATTTTACCAAGACCTGATTCAGTTGCGGCACAACTATTCAGGACTGCGATCGCACTTGATTGATATTCTCTATGTCCACAATGCCAACCGAGTTATTGCTTTCAAACGTTGGGATGTAAGTGGAGAATTTTTGATTGTAGCCAGTTTGAATAATCACCCATTCCGTTCAGGATACACTATAAACAATTCCCGAATCGGAGATGGTCAGTGGCGCGAGATATTTAATAGTGATGCTTCACTTTACGGAGGAGATAGTATAGGCAACTATGGGATTAATATATCTGCAACTAACGGATATATTAATCCCATAGTTCCAGCAAACGGATTTGTTGTGTTTCAAGGTTAA